GCGGCGCGTCGGCCAGCGCGGCCGCTGCCGCGGCCCGGTAGGCGCGCCCGAGTCCCCCGGTACCGAGCTTCACGCCGCCGAAATAGCGTGCGACGACCACCGCGGCGTCGGTGACGCCGGCGCTCTCGATGGCCCCGAGGATGGGGGCTCCGGCCGTACCGGACGGCTCGCCGCCGTCGCTGCGGCCCTCCGTCTGGTCGTTGCCGTGGCCGCGGCGCCAGGCGTGGCAGACGTGCCGGCAGTCGTGATAGCGGCGCCTCATGTCGGCCACGATGCCGCGCACCTCTACCCGGTCCGCGAGCGGGTGCGCCTCCGCCACGAAGAGCGATCTCTGCACCTTGAGCTCGCCCCTGCCGATCGCCGCCAGCGTCACGATCGCAGGGAGATCCTCTTCGCACGGATTCATCGGGCCGGCTCCGAACGACAAGTGGCCAGGGGCGGTTCGAAAAAGCGCCGCCACGACTCGGGCATACCGGGAACTCTAGCCGTTACTTCATTGTGAATCAACATGTTACCGCAAACTCATTCAGGCACCCAACTTGCAAAGCCGCCGGTGTCCGCGTCCCTGCCGGCCGCAGCCGGTACAGACAGACCGCAATCGAGGTGGAGCGAATGCCGATGGCCCCCGGAGCCGGGAAGCCCGCGCGGGCGGAGAGGTGGCGCACGGGCGCCGTCTGCGCCCTGCTCTGGGGGGCGGCCGTGCTGTGCGCGGCCTCCGTGCGCGCGGGCCCCCTGTACCGGTCCCTGGACCGGCCGGACAAGGCACGGCC
This genomic stretch from bacterium harbors:
- a CDS encoding YigZ family protein is translated as MNPCEEDLPAIVTLAAIGRGELKVQRSLFVAEAHPLADRVEVRGIVADMRRRYHDCRHVCHAWRRGHGNDQTEGRSDGGEPSGTAGAPILGAIESAGVTDAAVVVARYFGGVKLGTGGLGRAYRAAAAAALADAP